The DNA segment GTCACAACCTTTATTATTACATCAAGTTTATATTGCGCCAGTTTATTACGTAGATAAGTCAGCACTCATTGTTATATACGCCATTGTCAAACAAAGCGGCTTCCACTTGctaaatatttgcaaacttGTTGTATGAGCATTTCAACCGACTACAAGTTTTCCGATAACAGTTAAAATGACGACACCTgcacaaaacaagtttaataTACTGTAGGACATCAACAAAAACTATTACTCGTTGAGTAGGTAGACGAAAAATATATCTAGAAAAACAACTTTGATGGAGAATGCTTgctttctgaaaaaaaaacatcaattgaACACGTCAGAAACGCAGACAGTTTCGATGTTGTAACCACGTGATCAAAAACatctataaaatataaaaagcgCTAAAACTACTGTCAGTCATTAGTTGCTTTGGGTCGTATAAAGCATATAGTTTCGAAGTGTAATTGTAAATCTAAATGCCTAtatgacaaatttttaatAGATATTTTCAGCAATATTTGTAGGCAAACGTATTAAGTgtaagatttaattaaagaaGGTTTTGATACcaacaatgaaacaaatttattttgccGTGTTTCAAGTGCTCGTTTTGTGTATGCTTATGTTTAGATGTATGGGAATACCAATTGAATCATGCCCTCAgtaagttaatattttgtgCAAAACTAAGTGTAACAAAAACTTAACACAGCTACGTTAGCATGCTAATTAAAGCACTTGTTTAGAATTTGTCCAGCTGTCTACGATCCAGTGTGCGGCAACAACGGCGTCATCTTTTCAAACTATTGTACACTAGGAGTAGCTGCTTGCAACTCGCCCTGGTGTGTTCCTATATCTTGTTGTTTATGCagtttgtatgaaatttttaCCCAAGAATGATATGGATTATGTTTCGAACTTAAACTATATGGTTAATTTATATTTGACGGTAGTATTCTCACGaaataattgattttttttgcagGGAGGACATCAGGGAGGCGACGGACCCAACGAAAACCTGCCCCGATTGTTTGCTATGCGCTGGCGGTGGAATTCATGCCTGACCACAACTGTTCCAGATACTGTGAAGTGTCAACATTACATTTAACTCGTGTTTACTTACTCTACATAATTGCAAGATATACAGTACAAATAACTGTGATTGACTTTGGCAAACTTTAATCTGGTATAAACACGTCAATTGATATAATTGGAATTTCTTTGCAAAGGCTGAAGGATGCTTTATAAGAAAATTATATGAAAACGAATTGCGTTAAAAAAGTTGGCAATGTGTAGAATGTAATGTTTGACGTATGACATATGACGATAACATATGAAGATTTATTTATATCAAGCGCTTTTACAACGAAAGGTGTGTTGACTCAGGTTACTTATGGCAgcaatttaacacaaaactAAATTGAAAGCAGCACGTGCGCTTGTCAAGAGAAGCTGTGACCGAATGATTGACCGCTGTGTGCAAACgcaattaaaacataaaacaccGAAATCGCTTTAGCGACAAATTAGGCTACAAACATAACACAATAGAAACATTAAACAGAACAGAACACTCACCAAAGACCCCCAATTTCTTATTACCATGACCGATGTGGAAAAAAAAGCATGGCTCTCTTTCACCGAAGTTGTATCTAAATTTCTTGGAAATACTAAAGATCCGGATTACCaaaatattgtagaaaacatgtTGGTTTCTTATCAAGCACTTGGATGTCTAATGAGTTTAAAGGTTCATTTTCTACGCGCACATTTGGACAATTTTCCTAAATTTCCTACTTAAGTAAGGTAATAGTATTTTTAAAAGCGCCCAAGGAAAAACTATTGCACAagcaatattaaaaaaatacataatgatagtcaaacaaaaaattgcatgTGCACTTGTACAATGCTTGGCAATGTTATAAGAATGACTTCGAATAGTAAAACTTAGATACTATATTCTATCCTATCACAATGTTAAGAAAAGTTTTGAGGCAGCATGTCGATAATGTTAACATAGCTCTACAAGTCTACATGGACATGTAAAAAAGCAGTTGTAAAGAAAACACATGAAGGCAAATTAATGGACAGCTATGTAACTAAAATTAGCTCAATGTTACTGTTATAAATGGTTctacgacaattaaccgtgtgaaattgaccgcgaacaaactaaccggggacaactgaccgtgacgtaaattgacctagaaccaactgactgGAATCAAAATTGACCgtgaggtaaattgaccgtgcaagtgctgaattattgtgtttaagttgatggtagtatattagatgtaaagcaaatatttgtttgtaattatttcgtttttttaacaaaatttatttttatttcaatacaaattgaaacatttatttaaataaacaaaaagacttccggaaatacgagtaatacattaaaacaacttcgctgcaaaacacatatgacactacataataagggcactaaaatttacacaaacagttatttgacaaataaggaagtttattgcacaaattgtaggttgtgggcgatgcctctgagaaaatctaatatgtcacggtttgcaaaatcttcaacgatggttTTAAGTGGCGCATCCAGATCCTTATATTTTCCCCTTTTGGCAGGAGGGCCTTGGGCACAGAGCGcctcaatcttgtttttgtttatgttctgcaatttcctcaaagcttctataaatttccaaatggttgggtgttgcattgataacatcttgtttattagattgtggtgaccttcaactttgttgttggttctggCGTCGCCATTTAACACCCGAACATGGACGTTCCAGAAGTCATGTGAATATGGCGGGTCTCGTCGGCGAGCCCGAAAGCGACGCCCGATGTAAGTACACtcaaagtagtcgagaagCGGAAGCATTTCATCAGGCACAACTTCCTCTAATGTTTCAAAAGCCTCAATTAGATGCTGTATTGGAACAAATGCCAAAGCCGGTATGTGACGCAGCAGTAGTGCAAATTCTGGATCATTTTGATACCTTCTTTGAAGTCCGATTTTCTGCATGTGCTTCCTaacattttgatttaaatgaaaaaaacaaccaCTTACTGTGAGGTCATCATAGTCAAACACCATCCGAATTGCATTTATTGCagacatttcaaaatcaaccaaaaaaCTTGTTGGATGTGCATTTGGTATCAGTTGCCACACTGCGCGAAATAACCGCTCATATGTTTCTTGTGCTTTGTTCGGTAGTAAACAGTAAAACGCTGGGACAAGGTCGCCATGTCGTGAAGCATGGATAGAGTAAACCTGTGAAAATATTGGCGGGGTAACCTTGAACGTCCCATCAGCTTGCCAGTTTTCTGATAATTCTAGTACTCTTTTGCTCTCTTCGGTGCCAAAAATTAATATCCTATTTTCTTCAGCTCCCGAGTCATACTGCAAAAAAGTTCAGACCCCTTAGCATCATCTAAAAGAATATGTTTGTATGAGTCAGGTATTTCTAAATCTGTGCAGTTCCGTGGATTTGCAGGTGCTGAAACAGTCCTAAGTCGTGTTCgttgtattgtttttttcagatttttttccACAATAAGCGCTCTGACGGCACCTGGCAATCCCACTGTCGCGTCAGATATGATATTTGCTGGTGTGGACATATCGTTAGCGTTGCCCGCGCGTTCCTTGACGACCGTAAGTAGTTTGGCCACT comes from the Clavelina lepadiformis chromosome 5, kaClaLepa1.1, whole genome shotgun sequence genome and includes:
- the LOC143460657 gene encoding turripeptide Lol9.1-like isoform X2, with protein sequence MKTTYLSLILSSMLVCACVGNPVQRCPEICPAVYDPVCGNNGVIFSNYCTLGVAACNSPWEDIREATDPTKTCPDCLLCAGGGIHA
- the LOC143460657 gene encoding uncharacterized protein LOC143460657 isoform X1 gives rise to the protein MKQIYFAVFQVLVLCMLMFRCMGIPIESCPQICPAVYDPVCGNNGVIFSNYCTLGVAACNSPWEDIREATDPTKTCPDCLLCAGGGIHA